A genomic region of Ewingella sp. CoE-038-23 contains the following coding sequences:
- a CDS encoding DUF3261 domain-containing protein — translation MSRMLTALMVLLLSACASQPRPDETAQAWLKPGVRVALPTPEFAKPFNQQQLLTATVDGKQQSLLVLVSADGKSLQIAGLSPLGIRLFKATYDAQGIHTEQAMKIAQLPPANQVLADIMFCYWPVSRWQPLLPAGWTLKDQGARRILADNKGNEITRIDYLQRGAERQPVSITQRAFHYQITIQNVDD, via the coding sequence ATGAGCCGAATGCTAACGGCCTTGATGGTGCTGTTGCTCAGTGCCTGTGCCTCACAGCCCAGACCGGATGAAACCGCGCAGGCGTGGCTGAAACCCGGCGTGCGGGTAGCTCTGCCGACGCCGGAGTTTGCCAAGCCCTTCAATCAGCAGCAGTTATTGACCGCCACGGTTGACGGCAAGCAGCAATCTTTGCTGGTGCTGGTGAGCGCCGACGGCAAGTCGCTACAGATTGCCGGGCTTTCTCCTTTGGGCATCCGCCTATTTAAAGCCACCTACGACGCGCAGGGGATCCACACCGAGCAGGCAATGAAAATCGCCCAACTCCCTCCTGCTAATCAAGTTCTGGCCGATATCATGTTCTGCTACTGGCCGGTGAGTCGCTGGCAGCCGTTGCTACCGGCGGGTTGGACGCTGAAAGATCAGGGCGCGCGGCGGATTTTGGCAGACAATAAGGGTAACGAAATTACCCGCATCGACTATTTGCAGCGCGGCGCAGAGCGCCAGCCGGTGTCCATCACCCAGCGCGCTTTCCATTACCAGATAACCATTCAGAACGTGGATGACTAA
- a CDS encoding beta-ketoacyl-[acyl-carrier-protein] synthase family protein, whose translation MIYFSAVGMVNALGNNLHEIADNLAHGRAPGMLPDSQYLTSKRQIWLGQVTADLPPVPDELVEHRSRNNQLLLAALAQIEQPIHQAIAKYGHQRIAVIMGTSTSGIAEGEVAVSHHQQTGELPADYHYQQQALGDPAQFLAKYLGTEGPAYTLSTACSSSARAIISGQRLIAAGLADVALVGGADSLCRMPINGFNSLESLSHGRCTPFAEGRDGINIGEAAALILLTREPADIALLGFGESSDAWHMSAPHPEGEGAERAMRMALQQAGMTPDDVGYINLHGTATPLNDRAEAAVTHRLFGDRVPCSSSKHLTGHTLGAAGATEAALSWLILNQDLPLPAQDFSMAARDASLPEIDLVLAERRPARPVILSNSFAFGGNNACILIGRAP comes from the coding sequence ATGATTTACTTCTCTGCCGTCGGGATGGTGAACGCGCTGGGTAATAATTTGCATGAGATTGCCGATAACCTCGCCCATGGCCGCGCGCCGGGCATGTTGCCTGACAGCCAGTATTTGACCAGCAAACGGCAGATTTGGCTGGGGCAGGTCACCGCCGACTTGCCGCCGGTGCCCGATGAGCTGGTCGAACACCGCAGCCGCAATAATCAGCTGCTGCTGGCCGCGCTGGCGCAGATTGAGCAGCCGATTCATCAGGCGATTGCCAAGTATGGCCACCAGCGCATTGCGGTGATCATGGGCACCAGCACCTCGGGCATTGCCGAAGGGGAAGTGGCAGTCAGCCATCATCAACAGACCGGCGAACTGCCGGCGGATTATCACTATCAGCAGCAGGCGTTGGGCGATCCGGCGCAGTTTTTGGCGAAGTATTTAGGCACAGAAGGCCCGGCTTATACGCTGTCGACCGCCTGCTCCTCCAGCGCGCGGGCGATCATTAGCGGCCAGCGGCTGATTGCCGCCGGTCTGGCGGATGTCGCGCTGGTGGGCGGCGCGGACAGCCTGTGCCGCATGCCGATTAACGGCTTTAATAGCCTTGAGTCCTTGTCCCACGGTCGCTGTACGCCCTTTGCCGAGGGGCGCGACGGTATTAACATTGGCGAGGCGGCGGCGCTTATTCTGCTGACCCGTGAACCGGCAGATATCGCCCTGCTGGGCTTTGGCGAGTCTTCCGACGCCTGGCACATGTCCGCGCCGCACCCGGAGGGGGAGGGCGCAGAGCGGGCAATGCGCATGGCCTTGCAGCAGGCCGGAATGACGCCGGACGACGTGGGTTACATCAATTTGCACGGCACGGCGACGCCGCTGAACGATCGGGCCGAAGCCGCCGTGACCCATCGCCTGTTCGGCGACCGCGTGCCTTGCAGCTCCAGCAAGCATCTGACCGGGCATACATTGGGTGCCGCTGGGGCGACCGAGGCGGCGCTGAGCTGGCTGATCCTCAATCAAGATTTGCCCTTGCCGGCGCAGGATTTCTCCATGGCGGCCCGCGATGCGTCACTGCCGGAAATCGACTTAGTGCTGGCAGAACGGCGGCCTGCCCGCCCGGTTATCTTATCCAACTCATTTGCCTTTGGTGGCAACAATGCCTGCATTCTGATTGGGAGAGCGCCATGA
- a CDS encoding ApeP family dehydratase codes for MSRHYLPAKDYLPHAAPMVLIEEVIDVGEVSAHCRVRVSKTGILAPFLTPTGTLPAWFAIELMAQTVGVWSGWHGKQQGTEPKLGLLLGGRGLKCAVAEFAAETLLDIRVEMMLRDEKLANFECAITLAGGENGQQEIAHARLNTYQPDADEIIKLTQGMQQ; via the coding sequence ATGAGCCGTCACTACTTGCCCGCCAAGGATTATCTGCCCCACGCCGCGCCGATGGTGCTGATTGAAGAGGTGATCGACGTGGGCGAGGTCAGCGCGCATTGCCGCGTTAGGGTGTCGAAAACCGGCATTCTGGCGCCGTTTCTCACCCCAACGGGAACATTACCCGCGTGGTTTGCCATAGAGCTGATGGCGCAGACGGTGGGGGTGTGGAGCGGCTGGCACGGCAAGCAGCAAGGCACTGAGCCGAAGCTTGGCCTGTTGCTCGGCGGGCGCGGTTTGAAGTGCGCCGTGGCGGAGTTCGCCGCTGAGACTCTGTTAGATATTCGAGTAGAAATGATGTTGCGAGATGAAAAGCTCGCCAATTTTGAATGCGCCATTACGCTGGCAGGCGGCGAAAACGGACAGCAAGAGATCGCGCACGCGAGGCTGAACACTTATCAGCCCGACGCGGATGAAATAATAAAATTAACCCAGGGGATGCAGCAATGA
- a CDS encoding 3-ketoacyl-ACP reductase FabG2, translating to MSRSVLITGASKGIGKAIAGQLARDGFQVVIHYHRDRAGAEDTLQQALAAGGAGRIVSFDVSNRQQCREVIEADIAAHGAYYGVVNNAGITRDGAFPALTDEDWDGVIHTNLDSFYNVLHPCVMPMIGLRQGGRIIALSSVSGVIGNRGQVNYSAAKAGIIGACKALSLELAKRKITVNCIAPGLIDTGIVDMEPAAMDVAMSMIPLKRMGSAEEVAGLASYLMSDIAAYVTRQVISINGGIA from the coding sequence ATGAGTCGTTCAGTATTGATTACTGGGGCGAGCAAGGGGATTGGCAAAGCGATTGCTGGCCAGTTAGCGCGGGACGGTTTTCAGGTGGTGATCCACTACCATCGCGACCGGGCCGGGGCGGAAGATACGCTGCAACAGGCGCTGGCGGCGGGCGGCGCAGGGCGAATTGTTAGCTTTGACGTCAGCAACCGCCAGCAGTGTCGGGAAGTGATTGAAGCCGATATCGCCGCACACGGTGCCTATTACGGCGTGGTCAATAATGCCGGTATTACCCGCGATGGCGCTTTCCCCGCGCTGACTGACGAAGATTGGGACGGCGTAATTCATACCAATCTCGACAGCTTCTACAACGTGCTGCATCCGTGCGTGATGCCGATGATTGGCCTGCGGCAGGGCGGGCGCATTATTGCGCTCTCCTCGGTTTCCGGCGTGATTGGCAACCGTGGGCAGGTGAACTATAGCGCCGCCAAGGCGGGAATTATCGGCGCGTGCAAGGCGCTCTCCCTCGAACTGGCAAAACGCAAAATCACCGTCAACTGCATCGCGCCGGGCCTGATTGACACTGGCATCGTCGACATGGAACCGGCGGCAATGGACGTGGCGATGAGCATGATCCCGCTGAAACGCATGGGCAGCGCCGAGGAAGTCGCCGGACTTGCCAGCTATTTGATGTCGGATATCGCGGCCTACGTGACCCGCCAGGTGATTTCCATTAACGGAGGCATAGCATGA
- a CDS encoding beta-ketoacyl-ACP synthase, whose protein sequence is MSHRVVVTGMQGVTAFGNSWSEVSARLQQGQNAVRHMDEWLEYQGLNTHLGAPIDDFILPAHYTRKRIRSMGRVSLLSTRATELALEQAGLLDNPVLTNGDTGIAYGSSTGSTKPVSEFATMLTEKHTNNITGTTYVQMMPHTTAVNTGLFFGLRGRVIPTSSACTSGSQAIGYAYEAIKHGYQKVMVAGGAEELCPSEAAVFDTLFATSQQNDAPRLSPRPFDKARDGLVIGEGAGTLILESLDHALARGATIYAEIIGFATNCDASHITQPQKETMQICMQQALQQAGLAASDIGYISAHGTATERGDIAESQATAAIFGNKTPISSLKSYFGHTLGACGSLEAWMSLEMMREDRFVPTINLTDPDPECGDLDHIMGESRYIQTEFIQSNNFAFGGINTSLIFKRWP, encoded by the coding sequence ATGAGTCATCGCGTGGTGGTAACCGGCATGCAGGGCGTGACCGCCTTTGGTAATAGCTGGAGCGAGGTTTCTGCTCGTTTGCAGCAGGGGCAAAACGCCGTGCGCCATATGGACGAATGGCTGGAGTATCAGGGGCTGAATACCCATCTTGGCGCGCCAATCGATGACTTTATTCTGCCCGCGCACTATACCCGCAAACGCATTCGCTCGATGGGGCGCGTGTCGCTGCTTTCCACCCGCGCCACTGAGCTGGCGCTGGAGCAGGCCGGGCTGCTGGACAACCCGGTGCTGACCAATGGCGACACCGGCATTGCCTATGGCTCTTCAACGGGCAGCACCAAGCCGGTGAGCGAGTTCGCCACCATGCTGACCGAAAAGCACACCAATAACATCACCGGTACTACCTATGTGCAGATGATGCCGCACACCACGGCGGTGAATACCGGGCTGTTCTTCGGCCTGCGCGGGCGGGTTATTCCAACTTCCAGCGCCTGCACCTCGGGCAGTCAGGCCATTGGCTATGCCTATGAGGCCATTAAGCACGGCTACCAGAAGGTGATGGTGGCAGGCGGCGCGGAGGAGCTTTGCCCGTCTGAGGCGGCGGTGTTCGACACGCTGTTTGCTACCAGCCAGCAAAACGACGCGCCGCGGCTCTCCCCGCGTCCGTTCGACAAAGCGCGCGACGGGCTGGTGATTGGCGAAGGGGCGGGCACGCTGATTCTGGAATCGCTGGATCACGCGCTGGCCCGTGGCGCGACTATCTATGCAGAAATCATCGGCTTTGCCACTAACTGCGATGCGTCTCACATCACCCAGCCGCAAAAAGAGACCATGCAGATCTGTATGCAACAGGCATTGCAGCAGGCCGGACTGGCGGCGTCGGACATCGGCTATATCAGCGCCCACGGCACGGCCACCGAGCGCGGCGATATTGCTGAGAGTCAGGCTACGGCGGCGATCTTCGGCAATAAGACGCCGATCTCTTCGCTGAAAAGCTACTTCGGCCACACGCTGGGGGCCTGCGGATCGCTGGAAGCGTGGATGTCGCTGGAGATGATGCGCGAAGATCGCTTTGTGCCGACCATCAACCTGACTGATCCCGACCCCGAGTGCGGCGATTTGGATCACATCATGGGCGAATCGCGATATATCCAAACTGAGTTTATTCAGTCGAATAACTTTGCCTTTGGCGGCATTAACACTTCGCTGATTTTCAAACGCTGGCCTTAA
- a CDS encoding 4'-phosphopantetheinyl transferase family protein, whose protein sequence is MSRCLIATGSLSSRFAPELLPESVLQQAAGMGDARRLAFLGARALLATVMRDHFGCGRLPDIQPGANGKPAFCDPALPHFSLSHSHQHLLVAVCPSDEVGCDIEALRPRASMAELAREVFSNLETQWLQEQGEQLAAAFWQLWTLREACLKQQGGSVWQMASVTIDPLGHQFSAPSAAGRLMSWIKADSAIALALPPAIEQIDAFSAGPSGQLAPCSPSWLPFSRAD, encoded by the coding sequence ATGAGCCGCTGCCTGATTGCCACGGGTTCTCTCAGCAGCCGGTTCGCGCCGGAGCTGCTGCCAGAGTCCGTGTTACAACAGGCCGCTGGGATGGGAGACGCGCGGCGTCTGGCGTTTCTGGGGGCGCGCGCCTTGCTGGCGACGGTGATGCGCGACCATTTTGGCTGTGGCAGATTGCCGGACATTCAGCCCGGCGCCAATGGCAAACCGGCCTTCTGCGACCCCGCGCTTCCGCACTTCTCTTTGAGCCATAGCCATCAGCACCTGCTGGTGGCGGTGTGCCCGTCTGACGAAGTGGGGTGTGATATCGAGGCGCTGCGCCCGCGCGCATCGATGGCAGAGCTGGCCCGCGAGGTTTTCAGCAACTTAGAAACCCAGTGGTTGCAAGAGCAGGGCGAACAGCTGGCGGCGGCCTTCTGGCAGCTTTGGACCTTACGCGAAGCCTGTCTCAAGCAGCAGGGCGGCAGCGTGTGGCAAATGGCATCGGTGACAATCGACCCTCTGGGGCATCAGTTTTCCGCGCCATCGGCGGCTGGCCGGTTGATGAGTTGGATAAAGGCTGATTCGGCTATCGCGCTGGCCCTGCCGCCAGCCATTGAGCAGATTGACGCCTTCTCGGCAGGCCCATCGGGCCAGCTTGCCCCTTGTTCTCCTTCATGGCTACCTTTCTCCCGCGCCGATTGA
- the dkgB gene encoding 2,5-didehydrogluconate reductase DkgB, with amino-acid sequence MSIPAFGLGTFRLKDEVVKASVSTALELGYRAVDTAQIYGNEAAVGEAIADSGVARQDLYITTKIWVENLGAEQVIASLKESLTKLKTDYVDLTLIHWPSPGNAVSVAETMHALVEAKKLGLTREIGISNFTVALMQEAIDAVGAEAIATNQIELSPFLQNQTVVEFARKNGIAITSYMTLAYGDALKDETIIAIAARHDATPAQVVLAWALQLGYAVIPSSTKRENLASNLLAQQLKLTDADMAEIAKLERNGRLVSPEGLAPEWD; translated from the coding sequence ATGAGCATCCCTGCATTTGGTCTTGGCACATTCCGTTTGAAAGATGAAGTGGTTAAAGCGTCCGTTTCTACTGCGCTGGAACTGGGCTATCGTGCTGTTGATACCGCACAAATCTACGGCAACGAAGCCGCCGTGGGCGAAGCGATTGCCGACAGCGGCGTGGCGCGTCAGGACCTGTACATCACCACCAAGATTTGGGTGGAAAATCTGGGCGCGGAGCAGGTGATCGCCAGCCTGAAAGAGAGCCTGACCAAGCTGAAAACCGACTACGTTGACCTGACGCTGATCCACTGGCCGTCTCCGGGCAACGCGGTAAGCGTGGCAGAAACCATGCACGCGCTGGTTGAAGCGAAGAAACTGGGCCTGACCCGTGAGATTGGTATCTCCAACTTCACCGTAGCGCTGATGCAAGAAGCCATTGACGCCGTTGGCGCAGAAGCCATCGCCACTAACCAAATCGAACTGTCTCCGTTCTTGCAGAACCAGACCGTGGTGGAATTTGCCCGTAAAAACGGCATCGCTATCACCTCTTACATGACGCTGGCCTACGGCGACGCACTGAAAGACGAAACCATTATCGCGATTGCGGCGCGTCACGACGCGACCCCTGCGCAAGTGGTGCTGGCATGGGCGCTGCAACTGGGTTACGCGGTCATTCCTTCTTCTACCAAGCGTGAAAACTTGGCAAGCAACCTGCTGGCGCAACAGTTGAAACTGACTGATGCCGATATGGCTGAGATTGCCAAGCTGGAACGCAATGGCCGTCTGGTTAGCCCGGAAGGTCTGGCGCCTGAGTGGGATTAA
- the yafC gene encoding DNA-binding transcriptional regulator YafC — MKASSEELMTFVTVVEMGSFSRAAEQLEQDNSVVSRTLKRLEQKLGITLLNRTTRQISLTHEGERYFVRVQKILQEMAAAEDDLLEHRDDPQGLLRVDAATPVILHVVSPLVAEFTERFPKMSLALFSSESNINLIDQKVDVAIRVGELEDSSLRARKLMLSYRRVLASPAYLDKWGAPQTTDDLKKHRCLGFNEVLALNKWPLLCADGQQLTITPFISSGSGETLRQLCLMGNGIACLSDFMTQPDVDRGDLVELLIPDTMRISMPLHAVYYSDQTVSTRIRCFIDFLSEKLNPA, encoded by the coding sequence ATGAAAGCCAGTTCGGAAGAGTTAATGACCTTTGTCACCGTGGTTGAAATGGGCAGTTTCAGCCGCGCCGCTGAACAGCTCGAACAAGACAATTCGGTGGTCAGCCGCACCCTGAAACGCCTCGAGCAGAAGCTGGGCATTACCCTGCTTAATCGCACCACCCGCCAGATAAGCCTGACCCACGAAGGCGAGCGCTATTTTGTCCGCGTGCAGAAGATTTTGCAGGAGATGGCCGCCGCCGAGGACGACCTGCTCGAGCATCGCGATGACCCGCAGGGGTTGCTACGCGTTGACGCCGCCACGCCGGTGATCCTCCACGTGGTGTCCCCTCTGGTGGCCGAATTCACCGAACGCTTTCCCAAGATGTCGCTGGCGCTGTTCTCCTCCGAGAGCAATATTAATCTGATTGACCAAAAGGTGGATGTCGCGATTCGCGTGGGAGAGTTGGAAGACTCCAGCCTGCGCGCCCGCAAGCTGATGTTGAGCTATCGCCGGGTGCTGGCCTCGCCCGCCTATCTGGATAAATGGGGGGCGCCGCAAACCACCGATGACTTGAAGAAGCATCGCTGTCTGGGCTTTAACGAAGTGTTGGCGCTGAATAAGTGGCCGCTGCTGTGCGCCGATGGCCAGCAGTTAACCATCACGCCCTTTATTAGCTCGGGAAGTGGTGAGACGCTGCGCCAGCTCTGCCTGATGGGCAACGGCATTGCCTGCCTGTCGGACTTTATGACCCAGCCGGATGTGGACCGTGGAGATTTGGTAGAACTGCTGATCCCTGACACCATGCGGATCTCCATGCCGCTGCACGCGGTCTATTATAGCGATCAGACGGTCAGCACCCGCATTCGCTGCTTTATCGATTTTCTCAGTGAAAAGCTCAACCCCGCCTAA
- a CDS encoding MFS transporter, which produces MPLALLALTISAFAIGTTEFVIVGLIPTIADQLGVSVPSAGLLVSIYAVGVAVGAPVLTAMTGRVPRKALLIGLMVFFTIGNLLAWQSPNYSTLVVARLLTGLAHGVFFSIGSTIATSLVSKEKAASAIALMFGGLTVALVTGVPLGTFIGQHFGWRETFLAVTLIGVIAIIASAILVPNNIKNGPSAKIADQLKVLMNPRLLLIYAVTALGYGGVFTTFTFLAPMMQQQAGFSASMVSWILLAYGVSVAIGNIWGGKLADKHGAVKALSIIFAALAIILFVFQFTANFAIPALITLMVMGIFAFGNVPGLQVYVVQKAEEVTPNAVDVASGLNIAAFNVGIAIGSVVGGQVVSSIGLAQTPWIGAVIVLGALALIRLSGHLDKKNQLAMA; this is translated from the coding sequence ATGCCTCTTGCATTGTTAGCGCTGACCATCAGCGCATTCGCTATAGGAACCACCGAGTTCGTGATTGTTGGGCTGATCCCAACCATCGCGGATCAACTGGGTGTTTCAGTGCCATCAGCCGGTTTGCTGGTGTCTATTTATGCCGTGGGTGTGGCCGTTGGCGCACCTGTTCTGACGGCGATGACCGGCCGCGTGCCGCGTAAAGCCCTGCTGATTGGCCTGATGGTGTTCTTCACCATCGGCAACCTGCTGGCGTGGCAGTCACCCAACTACAGCACGCTGGTGGTGGCGCGGCTCCTGACCGGGCTGGCGCACGGCGTGTTCTTCTCGATTGGTTCGACTATCGCCACCAGTCTGGTGTCGAAAGAGAAAGCGGCGTCGGCTATCGCGCTGATGTTTGGCGGGCTGACCGTGGCACTGGTGACCGGCGTGCCGCTGGGGACCTTTATCGGGCAGCATTTCGGCTGGCGCGAAACCTTCTTGGCCGTCACGCTGATTGGGGTGATTGCTATTATTGCCAGCGCGATTCTGGTGCCGAATAACATTAAAAATGGCCCTTCGGCGAAGATCGCCGATCAGCTGAAAGTGTTGATGAACCCACGCCTGCTGCTGATTTACGCAGTCACCGCGCTGGGCTACGGTGGGGTGTTCACCACCTTCACCTTCCTCGCGCCGATGATGCAGCAGCAGGCCGGTTTCTCCGCCAGCATGGTGAGCTGGATCTTGCTGGCCTATGGCGTGTCAGTGGCTATCGGCAACATCTGGGGCGGCAAGCTGGCGGATAAACACGGCGCGGTGAAAGCCCTGAGCATCATCTTCGCGGCGCTGGCTATCATCCTGTTTGTGTTCCAGTTCACCGCCAACTTTGCAATCCCGGCACTGATCACCCTGATGGTGATGGGCATCTTCGCCTTCGGCAACGTGCCTGGTTTGCAGGTGTACGTGGTGCAGAAAGCAGAAGAAGTGACGCCGAACGCGGTAGACGTGGCTTCCGGCCTGAACATCGCCGCCTTCAACGTCGGGATTGCTATCGGTTCCGTGGTTGGCGGACAGGTGGTGTCGAGCATTGGTTTGGCGCAAACGCCGTGGATTGGCGCGGTGATTGTGCTCGGCGCACTGGCGCTGATTCGCCTGAGTGGTCATTTGGATAAGAAAAACCAGCTGGCCATGGCCTAA
- a CDS encoding endonuclease/exonuclease/phosphatase family protein: MPKRTYAMRYVAGQPVEQIFPGAMAHLSTGLPPGAALPNSNTLRVMVWNIFKQQRADWLSVLQGFGKDAQLVLLQEAQTTPELIRFATSHYLAADQVPAYMLPQHPSGVMTLSAAHPVYCCPLREREPLLRLAKSALVTVYPLLDGRLLMVVNIHAVNFSIGVDVYSKQLETIGEQIAHHKGPVVMAGDFNAWSRQRINALFGFANNIRLQEVRFPSDFRRRAFGRPLDFIFYRDLSVTHATVMETQASDHNPLLVEFLADQSAANKAL; this comes from the coding sequence GTGCCGAAAAGAACATATGCAATGAGGTATGTTGCAGGTCAACCGGTCGAGCAGATCTTTCCAGGTGCCATGGCACATCTCAGTACTGGATTGCCTCCCGGAGCCGCGCTGCCCAATTCCAATACTCTACGCGTGATGGTGTGGAACATTTTCAAGCAACAACGGGCCGACTGGCTTTCGGTGTTGCAAGGTTTTGGCAAAGATGCCCAGCTGGTGTTGCTGCAAGAAGCGCAAACCACTCCGGAGCTGATTCGATTTGCCACCTCTCACTATTTGGCCGCCGATCAGGTTCCGGCCTATATGCTGCCTCAGCACCCCTCTGGCGTGATGACGCTCTCCGCTGCCCATCCGGTCTACTGCTGCCCCCTGCGCGAGCGTGAGCCACTGCTACGTTTGGCTAAATCTGCATTGGTGACGGTCTACCCGCTGCTAGACGGCAGACTGCTGATGGTGGTGAACATCCACGCGGTGAATTTCAGCATCGGGGTGGATGTCTACAGTAAGCAGCTGGAGACCATCGGCGAGCAGATTGCGCACCACAAAGGGCCGGTGGTGATGGCGGGGGACTTCAACGCCTGGAGCCGCCAGCGCATCAACGCCTTGTTCGGGTTCGCCAATAACATTCGTCTGCAAGAGGTGAGGTTCCCGTCTGACTTCCGTCGCCGCGCCTTTGGCCGCCCGCTGGATTTCATCTTCTATCGCGATTTGAGCGTCACCCATGCGACGGTGATGGAAACGCAGGCGTCGGACCATAACCCGCTACTGGTGGAGTTTCTGGCCGATCAGAGTGCGGCGAACAAAGCTCTGTAA